In the Burkholderia multivorans ATCC BAA-247 genome, GTCAGGAGACGGGCCTATCGCGCCCGGTTCGACCATGAAGAAATCTCTCGCCGCTCTCGGCCTCTCGCTGATGCTGCTGTCGTCCGCCGCATTCGCGGTTCCGTCGCTGCAGCAAGTCGAGCAATCGATCGCGCAGCGCGACTGGCAGCGCGCGGACGCGCAGTTGTCGCAAGTCGTCGACGCGCATCCGAACAACGCGCACGCGCGCTATCTGTATGCGCAGGTGCTCGATCGCGAAGGCCGCGCGGCCGACGCGCTCGTGCAGTTGCAGCGCGCGAAGACGCTCGATCCGCAATTGCGCTTCACCGACGCGTCGCGCTTCGCGCAAACCGAAGCGCGGATTCGTGCCGATGCGTCGCGCACGACCGGCAACGTGCCGTCGGCTACGCCGTCCGGTTCGCTGCAATCGTCGCTCGCGCCGTCGTCCGCACCGGCCGTCAAGCACGGGCCGTCGACCACGATGTGGATCGGTCTCGGCCTGCTCGTCGCGGTGATCGCGCTGGTACTGCGCTGGACGCTGCGGCGCGCGCGCTCGGCCGGCGACACGCGCGCCGACGACGAACGGCGCGCGCAGCTCAAGCGCGCAACCGACGTGCTGAACGACATCCGGCCGCTGAAGCTCGACGCGAAGCTCTCGACGTTGCCGGGCGCGGCCGCCCTCGCCGGCGAACTCGACGCGATCGAAGCCGATGCGCGCACGCTCGTCGAATCGCTGTCGAACGGCAAGAATCCGGTGCCGCCGTACCGGATCGACGAGCTCGAGCAGCGTCATGCAAGCGTGAAGGCGCGCGTCGAAGGCCGCCCCGATCCGGCCGCGCAGCCGGCCGCACCGGGCAACGGCAGCGGGTCCGTGTACGCGCAGGAAGCCGATCGCGTGACCGGCGCGCAAGGCCAGCCGTATCAGCAACAGCCCTACCCTCAGCAACCGTATCCGCCGCAGCCGTATCCGCAACAGCAGCCGCCCGTCGTGATCCAGCAAGGCGGCGGTTTCGGCGGCGGCATGGGCGGCCTGCTGACCGGCGTACTGCTCGGCGAAGCGATGTCGGGCGGCCGCGATCGCGTGATCGAACGCGACGTGATCGTCGACGACGAGCGTCGCCGCCAGCAGAATGCGGACCCGGGCTTCGATCTCGGCCGCGGCGACGATTCGAACTGGAGCGACGGCAACGGCGGCGGTGTCGATCTCGGCAGCAACGACGACGGCTGGAGCGACGACAACACCTGAGCGCAGCAACCGATCGGCTCGGCGTTGCACAAACGGGGCGTCCATGCCATGCATGGCGCCCCGTTCTCGTTGATGGCGCGCGCACCGCCCGTCGATTTGTCAATCATTTCAAGATGGACTACCGGCAAGCGGGCGCGTTCGCTATCATGCGACCATCGGTGTGCCACCGACCCTTTATTCGACGCCCCGCCCCGCCGTGCGTCCCGGCACGCCTTCCCCCGCCCCAACCAGGAGAAAGCCGCTCATGAGCATAATCAAGGAATTCAAGGAGTTCGCCGTCAAGGGCAACGTGATGGATCTCGCCGTCGGCGTGATCATCGGCGGCGCGTTCTCGAAGATCGTCGACTCGGTCGTGAAGGATCTGATCATGCCGGTCATCGGCGTGCTGACCGGCGGTCTGGATTTCTCGAACAAGTTCGTTCTGCTCGGCACCGTCCCCGCATCGTTCAAGGGCAATCCGGATTCGTTCAAGGATCTGCAGGCCGCGGGCGTCGCGGTGTTCGGCTACGGTTCGTTCATCACCGTGCTGATCAATTTCATCATCCTGGCCTTCATCATTTTCCTGATGGTGAAATTCATCAACAAGCTGCGCAAGCCCGCGGAAGCCGCACCGGCCGCAACGCCGGAAGACATCGTGCTGCTGCGCGAGATCCGCGATTCGCTGAAGCAGCGCTGATCGCGCCCGTCGCGCTCACCCGAACGGCCCGCTCTCGTGCGGGCCTTTTTCTTGCGCACCTGCGACGGCGACCGCGTGCGGTGCATCGCACTTTTTTGTGACAGGCGAACGCACGCGCGCGGAAAGCAGGTCTATGATGGAGACTAACGACAGTACAGGCGCCGAGACGCTGGCTGTGTCGATCGTGGCAAGCGGGTCGACGGGAGGCATCGATCGTCGTACCGCACGAATGCTGCATTTTCGTGTGCTATAACGGATCGGCATGCGGCGTACATAGCCGGGAGTGGGTCGCATGAAAGTGCCGCATTTCTTGCAATTGTTTTTGAGGCGAGTGTTTATGTCCTTCCCGAAAAAACGTCGACGTGCGCAACAGGACGGCCAGGAATCGTTCCTCGCGGTATTGCGCCATTCGAAGCCGTTCGCGCAGCTCGACACCAAGATTGCCCGCGCCCGCGCGCAGGACGAGCCCGTCCTCTACGCGCACGTGCTGCCCGGCCTCGACGTCCTGCTATGCAGCGTGCGCGGCGCGCAACCGCCGTATCCGGCGATCGCCGATTTGCGCAAGCGCTGCATCGAGTCGATTGCCAATGCGCTCGAGCAACCGCTCGACGGCCTCGAAAACGGCGGATACTGGTACGAAGCGAACGGCTTCGGCTTCCTCGTCTTCGCGAGCCGCGCCCGCGCACGTATCCTGCCCGAATTTGGTGCAGGCACGAAAGCGAGCCTGCGCGGCGGTCTCGGCCGGCAGAACGCCGGCGACACGACACCTCGCTCCCTCGGCTGAACCGCCAACGATTCGATGGGCCGCCTCCGCGCGGCCCATCGGCCGTCTGCACACGCCGCGCGCGCAACGCGCGGCGTGCGGCCTGCGTCAGCGCGCGTGGCGTCCGTTCTGCGGGCGCACGATGTCGATGAACGCCGCGAAGTCCGCGCTGGCGAGCCCCTGTGCGGCGCCGAGCCGCAACACCTGCTGGACCGTCGCCGATACGGGCATCACCGCGCCCGTGTCGCGCGCGGCGTCGGCGATTGCATCCACATCCTTCTGGAACGTGCCGAGCGCGCCGATCGGCGCGTGCGCGCCCGACGTCATGCGCGGCACGAAGGTCTGCAGCAGCACCGAGTCGGCCCAGCCGCCGGCGAGCGCTTCGGCGAGGCGCGCCGCATCGATGCCGCTTGCCTGCGCGAGGCCGACCGCCTCGGCGATTGCCGTGACCGTGGCCGTCACGATCGCCTGATTGCAGAGCTTCGCGGTCTGCCCGGCGCCGGCATCGCCCATGTGCGTGATGCGCGACGCGTACGTGTCGATCAACGGCCGCACCGCATCGAGATCGGCCGCACGGCCGCCCGCCATCACGGCGAGCGTGCCGGCCTGCGCACCCGGCACGCCGCCCGACACCGGCGCGTCGACCCAGCCGACGCCGAGCGCAGCCGCGCGCGCCGCATAGTCGCGCGTCGCGGCCGGCGCAATGCTCGAATGATCGACGATGCGCTGCAGCCGCCGGGCCGACGCGTCGCCCGCGAGCAGGCCATCGGCGCCGAATACGACGTCGCCGACCGCGCGCGTGTCGAGCACGCAGACGAATACCGTCTCGACACGCTGCGCGAGTTCACGCGGCGTATCGACGACCTGCGCGCCTTCCGCCGCGAGCGCCTCCGCCTTCGCACGCGTCCGGTTCCACACGCTGACGCGATGCCCGGCCGCCAGCAGATGCCGAATCATCGGCGCGCCCATCAATCCCGGTCCGCAAAATCCGACTTCCACGATTGTCCTCGTCTCCGATAAGGGTTGCACTTGCCGCCCATCATACCTATCACTCAAGAAGCCGGACACGCGCGACGCCGCTTCGGGCGCGCGGCTTGCGCCGGCGCTGTCACCGACATTCCAGGGAGTGCATCATGAGCGACCACGTCTACAAGTTGATCGAGCTGACCGGTTCGTCGCGGCAATCGTGCGACGACGCGATCCGCAACGCGATCTCGAAGGCCGGCAAGACGCTGCACAACCTCCACTGGTTCGAGGTGACCGACACGCGCGGCCACATCGAAGGCGACCAAGTGATCCACTGGCAGGTGACGCTGAAAGTCGGCATGCGTCTCGACGACTGACCGGCGCCCCGCGACACACCGCGCCACACCGCGCCACACCGCTACACGCGCTTCGCCGCACCGCTGGACGCTCACCGCCGCATGCCCGCGGCGGCGTGCGCCGCGTCCGTTTCTCCCTCCGTTCCGGCCGCGGCCGCGGCCCGAACGGCGCCCGTCTGCGGGTATCCATCTCTTGACGCTGGTTTTCGTTCATATTAAAAACCATATACCCCAAACG is a window encoding:
- the mscL gene encoding large conductance mechanosensitive channel protein MscL, which translates into the protein MSIIKEFKEFAVKGNVMDLAVGVIIGGAFSKIVDSVVKDLIMPVIGVLTGGLDFSNKFVLLGTVPASFKGNPDSFKDLQAAGVAVFGYGSFITVLINFIILAFIIFLMVKFINKLRKPAEAAPAATPEDIVLLREIRDSLKQR
- a CDS encoding tetratricopeptide repeat protein, with product MKKSLAALGLSLMLLSSAAFAVPSLQQVEQSIAQRDWQRADAQLSQVVDAHPNNAHARYLYAQVLDREGRAADALVQLQRAKTLDPQLRFTDASRFAQTEARIRADASRTTGNVPSATPSGSLQSSLAPSSAPAVKHGPSTTMWIGLGLLVAVIALVLRWTLRRARSAGDTRADDERRAQLKRATDVLNDIRPLKLDAKLSTLPGAAALAGELDAIEADARTLVESLSNGKNPVPPYRIDELEQRHASVKARVEGRPDPAAQPAAPGNGSGSVYAQEADRVTGAQGQPYQQQPYPQQPYPPQPYPQQQPPVVIQQGGGFGGGMGGLLTGVLLGEAMSGGRDRVIERDVIVDDERRRQQNADPGFDLGRGDDSNWSDGNGGGVDLGSNDDGWSDDNT
- a CDS encoding NAD(P)-dependent oxidoreductase codes for the protein MEVGFCGPGLMGAPMIRHLLAAGHRVSVWNRTRAKAEALAAEGAQVVDTPRELAQRVETVFVCVLDTRAVGDVVFGADGLLAGDASARRLQRIVDHSSIAPAATRDYAARAAALGVGWVDAPVSGGVPGAQAGTLAVMAGGRAADLDAVRPLIDTYASRITHMGDAGAGQTAKLCNQAIVTATVTAIAEAVGLAQASGIDAARLAEALAGGWADSVLLQTFVPRMTSGAHAPIGALGTFQKDVDAIADAARDTGAVMPVSATVQQVLRLGAAQGLASADFAAFIDIVRPQNGRHAR
- a CDS encoding dodecin — encoded protein: MSDHVYKLIELTGSSRQSCDDAIRNAISKAGKTLHNLHWFEVTDTRGHIEGDQVIHWQVTLKVGMRLDD